Proteins encoded within one genomic window of Mycolicibacterium aubagnense:
- a CDS encoding serine hydrolase domain-containing protein — protein sequence MVLTVSVSPDLVHGDADEGYGRVADAFRANFAAGSEVGAALCVYRDGRKVVDMWGGYRDGVSKAPWQADTMVNMFSSTKGVAALAVAHAVSKGLFDYDERVAEYWPEFAAQDKGNVTVRQLLAHQAGLCVLTPNPLLSDIADPVRLSAILAAQKPAWTPGTRHGYHAITIGWYESELIRRTDGRTLGRYLADEITGPLGLDLYIGLPDSVDRGRLATLHHWQRYESLKHLDVMPAGFLIGSLNPRGLLARTAAIPADIDPYAGDYNTDRVRRVEIPSANGTGTARALAHLYGAAAVGGSEIGFTPETFDALTAPPRNPSGGTRDMVLRLDGAYSLGFCKEFPRMVFGSSSRAFGTPGFGGSFGFADPDTGIGFGYVMNRLGFHLVSDPRELAVRQALFRDVLRARVQT from the coding sequence ATGGTGCTGACAGTCTCCGTATCCCCCGATCTGGTTCACGGCGATGCCGATGAGGGCTACGGCAGGGTCGCCGATGCGTTCCGGGCCAACTTCGCGGCCGGCAGTGAGGTCGGTGCGGCGCTGTGCGTCTACCGCGACGGCCGCAAGGTCGTCGACATGTGGGGCGGCTACCGCGACGGGGTCAGCAAGGCGCCGTGGCAGGCCGACACCATGGTCAACATGTTCTCGTCGACGAAAGGCGTTGCGGCCCTTGCCGTTGCGCACGCGGTGTCGAAGGGGCTGTTCGATTACGACGAGCGGGTCGCCGAATACTGGCCCGAGTTCGCCGCACAGGACAAGGGCAACGTCACCGTGCGTCAGCTGCTGGCGCACCAGGCCGGGCTGTGTGTACTGACCCCCAACCCGCTGCTGTCCGACATCGCCGATCCGGTGCGGCTGTCCGCGATCCTCGCAGCGCAGAAACCGGCATGGACGCCGGGCACTCGCCACGGGTACCACGCGATCACCATCGGCTGGTACGAGTCCGAGCTGATCCGTCGCACCGACGGGCGCACACTCGGGCGGTATCTGGCCGACGAGATCACCGGGCCCTTGGGCCTCGATCTGTACATCGGCCTGCCCGACTCTGTCGATCGCGGCCGGCTTGCCACGTTGCACCATTGGCAGCGCTACGAGTCGCTGAAGCATCTCGATGTCATGCCTGCCGGCTTCCTGATCGGCAGCCTCAATCCGCGGGGACTGTTGGCCAGGACCGCAGCCATCCCCGCCGACATCGATCCCTACGCCGGCGACTACAACACCGACCGGGTGCGCCGTGTCGAGATTCCGTCCGCCAACGGCACCGGGACGGCCCGCGCTCTCGCCCACCTCTACGGTGCCGCGGCGGTCGGCGGGAGCGAAATAGGTTTCACCCCAGAAACTTTCGACGCGTTGACCGCGCCGCCGCGCAACCCGTCGGGCGGCACGCGAGACATGGTGCTGCGGCTGGACGGTGCGTACTCCCTCGGCTTCTGCAAGGAGTTCCCGCGGATGGTGTTCGGCTCGTCGTCGCGGGCGTTCGGCACCCCAGGCTTCGGTGGCTCGTTCGGTTTCGCGGACCCCGACACCGGCATCGGTTTCGGCTACGTCATGAACCGGCTGGGCTTCCACCTGGTCAGTGATCCCCGCGAGCTGGCGGTGCGCCAGGCGCTCTTCCGCGATGTCCTCCGCGCCCGGGTACAGACATAG
- the rplO gene encoding 50S ribosomal protein L15 has product MSVIKLHDLKPAAGSKKAKTRVGRGEGSKGKTAGRGTKGTKARKNVPVTFEGGQMPIHMRLPKLKGFRNRFRTEYAVVNVGDLAKAFPQGGTVGLDELVAAGLVRKNVLVKVLGDGKLAVKVDVTANKFSGSAREAITAAGGSATEL; this is encoded by the coding sequence ATGAGTGTCATCAAGCTGCACGACCTGAAGCCTGCCGCGGGGTCCAAGAAGGCCAAGACCCGCGTCGGTCGTGGTGAGGGCTCCAAGGGTAAGACCGCTGGTCGCGGTACCAAGGGCACCAAGGCCCGCAAGAACGTCCCCGTGACGTTCGAGGGTGGCCAGATGCCGATCCACATGCGGCTGCCGAAGCTCAAGGGCTTCCGCAACCGCTTCCGCACGGAGTACGCGGTGGTGAACGTCGGCGACCTCGCCAAGGCGTTCCCGCAGGGCGGCACCGTCGGTCTGGACGAGCTGGTGGCCGCGGGCCTGGTTCGCAAGAACGTCCTGGTCAAGGTGCTCGGCGACGGCAAGCTGGCCGTCAAGGTCGATGTCACCGCCAACAAGTTCAGCGGTAGCGCCCGTGAGGCGATCACCGCTGCCGGTGGCAGCGCGACCGAGCTGTAA
- the rpmD gene encoding 50S ribosomal protein L30 produces the protein MAELKITQVRGTVGARWKQRESLRTLGLRKIRQSVVREDNAQTRGLLAVVNHLVTVEEA, from the coding sequence ATGGCTGAACTGAAGATCACCCAGGTGCGTGGCACCGTGGGTGCCCGGTGGAAGCAGCGCGAAAGCCTGCGGACGCTGGGACTGCGCAAGATCCGCCAGTCCGTCGTTCGCGAGGACAACGCGCAGACCCGTGGTCTGCTCGCGGTGGTCAACCATCTCGTCACCGTTGAGGAGGCGTAA
- the rpsE gene encoding 30S ribosomal protein S5 — protein sequence MAEQAGAASAQDNRGGRGDRDGRGRRDDRGGRGRGDDRGEKSNYIERVVTINRVSKVVKGGRRFSFTALVIVGDGHGMVGVGYGKAKEVPAAIAKGVEEARKSFFRVPLIGATIVHPVQGEAAAGVVMLRPASPGTGVIAGGACRAVLECAGVHDVLAKSLGSDNAINVVHATVAALKMIQRPEEVAARRGLPIEDVAPAGMLRARREAEALAASAAREGSA from the coding sequence ATGGCCGAGCAGGCTGGCGCCGCTTCGGCGCAGGACAACCGTGGAGGTCGTGGTGACCGCGATGGCCGTGGTCGCCGCGATGATCGCGGTGGCCGTGGCCGCGGTGACGACCGTGGTGAGAAGAGCAACTACATTGAGCGCGTTGTCACCATCAACCGCGTTTCGAAGGTGGTCAAGGGTGGTCGGCGCTTCAGCTTCACCGCCCTGGTGATCGTCGGTGACGGCCACGGCATGGTGGGCGTCGGCTACGGCAAGGCCAAGGAAGTTCCAGCCGCCATTGCCAAGGGTGTCGAGGAAGCACGCAAGAGCTTCTTCCGGGTCCCGCTGATCGGCGCCACCATCGTCCACCCGGTTCAGGGTGAGGCCGCTGCCGGTGTCGTGATGCTGCGTCCGGCCAGCCCGGGTACCGGTGTCATCGCCGGTGGCGCGTGCCGCGCGGTGCTGGAATGCGCCGGTGTGCACGACGTCCTCGCCAAGTCGCTGGGCAGCGACAACGCGATCAACGTGGTGCACGCCACCGTTGCCGCGTTGAAGATGATTCAGCGCCCCGAGGAAGTGGCGGCCCGTCGTGGCCTGCCCATCGAAGATGTTGCGCCGGCCGGCATGCTGCGGGCCCGGCGTGAGGCAGAAGCGCTGGCCGCATCGGCAGCGCGTGAAGGATCGGCATAA
- the rplR gene encoding 50S ribosomal protein L18, with protein MANTETDKRKPLGQNISETRRVARLRRHARLRKKVAGTSERPRLMVNRSSRHIHVQVIDDLTGTTLAAASSIEADVRAVDGDKKAVSTRVGQLIAERAKAAGISEVVFDRGGYTYGGRIAALADAARESGLTF; from the coding sequence ATGGCCAACACTGAGACTGACAAGCGTAAGCCGTTGGGCCAGAACATTTCTGAGACCCGTCGGGTGGCGCGTCTGCGTCGTCACGCCCGTCTGCGTAAGAAGGTCGCCGGCACGTCCGAGCGTCCGCGCCTGATGGTCAACCGCTCCTCGCGGCACATCCACGTCCAGGTGATCGACGACCTGACCGGCACCACGCTGGCCGCCGCGTCGTCCATCGAGGCCGACGTGCGGGCCGTCGACGGTGACAAGAAGGCCGTCAGCACCCGGGTGGGTCAGCTGATCGCCGAGCGCGCCAAGGCTGCCGGCATCTCCGAGGTTGTTTTCGACCGTGGTGGATACACCTACGGCGGCCGGATCGCCGCTCTCGCCGACGCCGCTCGTGAAAGCGGGTTGACGTTCTGA
- the rplF gene encoding 50S ribosomal protein L6, whose protein sequence is MSRIGKQPVLIPAGVDVTIDGQNVAVKGPKGTLTLDVAEPIEVARNDEGAVVVTRPNDERRNRSLHGLSRTLIANLVTGVTQGYTTKMEIFGVGYRVQAKGSNLEFALGYSHPVLIEAPEGITFAVETPTKFSVSGIDKQKVGQISAVIRRLRRPDPYKGKGIRYEGEQIRRKVGKTGK, encoded by the coding sequence ATGTCGCGTATTGGAAAGCAGCCGGTTCTCATTCCGGCCGGCGTCGATGTGACCATCGACGGCCAGAACGTCGCGGTCAAGGGCCCCAAGGGCACCCTGACGCTGGATGTCGCCGAGCCCATCGAGGTGGCGCGCAACGACGAGGGCGCCGTTGTGGTGACCCGTCCGAACGACGAGCGTCGTAACCGCTCGCTGCACGGGCTGTCGCGCACCCTGATCGCCAACCTGGTGACCGGTGTGACCCAGGGTTACACCACCAAGATGGAAATCTTCGGCGTCGGTTACCGCGTGCAGGCCAAGGGCTCGAACCTGGAGTTCGCGCTCGGCTACAGCCACCCGGTGCTGATCGAAGCCCCTGAGGGCATCACGTTCGCTGTCGAGACCCCGACGAAGTTCTCGGTGTCCGGCATCGACAAGCAGAAAGTCGGCCAGATCTCGGCAGTCATCCGCCGCCTGCGTCGCCCCGACCCGTACAAGGGCAAGGGCATTCGCTACGAGGGTGAGCAGATCCGCCGCAAGGTCGGAAAGACAGGTAAGTAG
- the rpsH gene encoding 30S ribosomal protein S8 has protein sequence MTMTDPIADFLTRLRNANSAYHDQVTLPHSKIKANIAEILKKEGYITDYRTEDARVGKNLVVSLKYGPSRERSIAGLRRVSKPGLRVYAKSTNLPRVLGGLGVAIISTSTGLLTDRQAARQGVGGEVLAYVW, from the coding sequence ATGACAATGACGGATCCGATCGCAGACTTCTTGACACGTCTGCGCAACGCCAACTCGGCGTACCACGACCAGGTGACCCTGCCCCACTCGAAGATCAAGGCGAACATCGCCGAGATCCTCAAAAAGGAGGGTTACATCACTGACTACCGCACCGAGGACGCCCGCGTGGGCAAGAACCTCGTTGTATCCCTCAAGTACGGCCCCAGCCGCGAGCGCAGCATCGCCGGCCTCCGCCGGGTGTCCAAGCCCGGTCTGCGGGTGTATGCGAAATCCACCAACCTGCCGCGGGTTCTCGGTGGCCTTGGCGTGGCGATCATCTCCACGTCCACTGGCCTGCTCACCGACCGCCAGGCAGCTCGACAAGGCGTGGGCGGCGAAGTCCTCGCTTACGTCTGGTAG
- a CDS encoding type Z 30S ribosomal protein S14, which produces MAKKALVNKANKKPKFAVRGYTRCNRCGRPHSVFRKFGLCRICLREMAHAGELPGVQKSSW; this is translated from the coding sequence ATGGCAAAGAAGGCTCTGGTCAACAAGGCCAACAAGAAGCCGAAGTTCGCGGTGCGTGGCTACACCCGCTGCAACCGGTGCGGTCGCCCGCACTCGGTGTTCCGCAAGTTCGGCCTGTGCCGAATCTGCCTGCGGGAGATGGCCCACGCCGGCGAGCTGCCCGGCGTGCAGAAGTCCAGCTGGTGA
- the rplE gene encoding 50S ribosomal protein L5, with amino-acid sequence MTTVEKTQPRLKTRYREEIRDALNNEFNYANVMQIPGVVKVVVNMGVGDAARDAKLINGAVNDLTLITGQKPEIRKARKSIAQFKLREGMPIGCRVTLRGDRMWEFLDRLISIALPRIRDFRGLSAKQFDGSGNYTFGLNEQSMFHEIDVDSIDRPRGMDITVVTSATTDDEGRALLRALGFPFKEN; translated from the coding sequence ATGACCACAGTGGAAAAGACTCAGCCCCGGCTGAAGACGCGCTACCGCGAAGAGATCCGCGACGCGCTCAACAACGAATTCAACTACGCCAACGTCATGCAGATCCCCGGCGTGGTCAAGGTCGTCGTCAACATGGGTGTCGGTGACGCCGCCCGCGACGCCAAGCTGATCAACGGCGCGGTCAACGACCTGACGCTGATCACCGGTCAGAAGCCGGAAATCCGCAAGGCCCGCAAGTCCATCGCGCAGTTCAAGCTGCGTGAGGGCATGCCGATCGGCTGCCGCGTCACCCTCCGTGGCGACCGCATGTGGGAGTTCCTGGACCGCCTGATCTCCATCGCACTGCCCCGTATCCGCGACTTCCGCGGTCTGTCGGCCAAGCAGTTCGACGGCAGCGGCAACTACACCTTCGGCCTCAACGAGCAGTCGATGTTCCACGAGATCGACGTCGACTCGATCGACCGCCCCCGCGGCATGGACATCACGGTCGTCACCTCGGCCACCACTGACGACGAAGGCCGTGCGTTGCTGCGGGCCCTGGGCTTCCCGTTCAAGGAGAACTGA
- the rplX gene encoding 50S ribosomal protein L24, translating into MKVHKGDTVLVIAGKDKGAKGKVIEAYPTRNKVLVEGVNRIKKHTAQSQNERGASSGGIVTQEAAIHVSNVMVVDSDGNATRIGYRVDEETGKKVRISKRNGKDI; encoded by the coding sequence ATGAAGGTGCACAAGGGCGACACCGTGCTGGTCATCGCCGGCAAGGACAAGGGTGCCAAGGGCAAGGTCATCGAGGCCTACCCGACCCGCAACAAGGTGCTCGTTGAGGGCGTCAACCGGATCAAGAAGCACACCGCTCAGTCGCAGAACGAGCGTGGTGCGTCGTCGGGCGGCATCGTCACCCAGGAGGCGGCGATCCACGTTTCCAACGTGATGGTGGTCGACTCCGACGGCAACGCGACCCGCATCGGCTACCGCGTCGATGAGGAGACCGGCAAGAAGGTCCGTATCTCGAAGCGCAACGGCAAGGACATCTGA
- the rplN gene encoding 50S ribosomal protein L14 codes for MIQQESRLKVADNTGAKEILCIRVLGGSSRRYAGIGDIIVATVKDAIPGGNVKRGDVVKAVVVRTVKERRRPDGSYIKFDENAAVIIKNDNDPRGTRIFGPVGRELREKKFMKIVSLAPEVL; via the coding sequence GTGATTCAGCAGGAATCGCGACTCAAGGTCGCCGACAACACGGGCGCAAAGGAAATCCTTTGCATCCGCGTGCTCGGTGGCTCGTCGCGGCGCTACGCCGGTATCGGCGACATCATCGTGGCGACCGTCAAGGACGCCATCCCGGGCGGCAACGTCAAGCGTGGTGACGTGGTCAAGGCCGTCGTCGTGCGCACCGTCAAGGAGCGCCGCCGGCCGGACGGCAGCTACATCAAGTTCGACGAGAACGCCGCCGTCATCATCAAGAACGACAATGACCCCCGCGGTACCCGCATCTTCGGGCCGGTCGGTCGCGAACTGCGCGAGAAGAAGTTCATGAAGATCGTCTCGCTGGCCCCGGAGGTTTTGTGA